One part of the Pithys albifrons albifrons isolate INPA30051 chromosome 21, PitAlb_v1, whole genome shotgun sequence genome encodes these proteins:
- the WSB1 gene encoding WD repeat and SOCS box-containing protein 1 has product MASFPPSVNEKLIARSRTVGELLAPTSPFDKKCGRENWTVAFAPDGSYLAWSQGHRIVKLVPWAQCLSNFLLHGTKNGANPASTRLPRQNSESGQKNKPCEHIIDCGDIVWSLAFGSSVPEKQSRCVNIEWHRFKFGQDQLLLATGLNNGRIKIWDVYTGKLLLNLMDHTEVVRDLTFAPDGSLILVSASRDKTLRVWDLKDDGNMMKVLRGHQNWVYGCAFSPDSSILCSVGASKAVFLWDMDKYSMLRKLEGHHNDVVACEFSPDGALLATASYDTRVYVWDPHIGVILMEFGHLFPAPTPIFAGGANDRWVRSVSFSHDGLHIASLADDKMVRFWRIDEEYPVQVAPLNNGLCCTFSTDGSVLAAGTQDGSVYFWATPRQVSSLQHLCRMAIRRVMPTSQVKNLPIPSKVVEFLCYQF; this is encoded by the exons ATGGCCAGCTTTCCTCCGAGTGTCAACGAGAAGCTCATCG CACGGTCCCGCACGGTAGGAGAGCTCTTGGCCCCCACGTCTCCCTTCGACAAGAAGTGTGGGCGGGAGAACTGGACGGTCGCGTTCGCACCCGATGGCTCGTACCTGGCGTGGTCGCAGGGACACCGCATAGTGAAGCTGGTCCCCTGGGCACAGTGCCTCAGTAACTT TTTGTTGCATGGCACAAAAAATGGTGCCAACCCTGCCAGCACGAGGCTTCCGAGGCAGAACAGCGAGAGTGGGCAGAAGAACAAGCCCTGTGAGCACATCATCGACTGCGGGGACATCGTGTGGAGCTTGGCCTTCGGCTCCTCGGTGCCGGAGAAGCAGAGTCGCTGCGTCAACATCGAGTGGCACCGCTTCAAATTCGGGCAGGACCAGCTGCTCCTGGCCACGGGCCTGAACAACGGCCGCATCAAGATCTGGGATGTCTACACAG GAAAACTCCTCCTGAACCTGATGGACCACACAGAAGTTGTCAGAGATTTAACCTTTGCCCCTGATGGCAGCCTGATTTTAGTGTCTGCATCCAGAGACAAAACCTTGCGAGTGTGGGACCTGAAAGATGATG GAAACATGATGAAGGTGTTGAGAGGCCATCAGAACTGGGTATATGGCTGTGCGTTCTCACCAGACTCCTCCATCCTCTGTTCTGTTGGAGCAAGTAAAGCA gttttcctctgggataTGGATAAATACTCCATGCTACGGAAACTTGAAGGACATCACAATGATGTTGTAGCTTGTGAGTTCTCTCCTGATGGAGCGTTACTGGCTACTGCATCTTATGATACTCGAGTCTATGTCTGGGATCCACATATTGGAGTTATTCTTATGGAGTTTGG GCACCTGTTCCCGGCTCCAACTCCGATATTTGCCGGAGGCGCCAATGACCGCTGGGTCCGGTCCGTGTCCTTCAGCCACGATGGGCTGCACATCGCCAGCCTGGCTGATGATAA AATGGTGAGGTTCTGGAGAATTGATGAAGAATACCCTGTTCAAGTTGCACCTCTGAACAATGGGCTCTGCTGTACTTTCTCTACTGATGGCAGTGTTCTTGCTGCAGG GACACAGGATGGCAGCGTGTACTTCTGGGCGACCCCCAGACAGGTGTCCAGCCTTCAGCACCTGTGCCGCATGGCAATCCGAAGGGTGATGCCCACCAGCCAAGTCAAGAACTTGCCTATCCCATCCAAAGTGGTGGAGTTCCTTTGTTaccagttttga